The following nucleotide sequence is from Paenibacillus odorifer.
TTTTTTGCATAGATTCCTATTGGATTCATCTTCTTATAGCATACTAATTCTTTCCCGCTTTTTAGCAGAAGCTAGACAAGTCTCGATCAATTGCATGCCCAGCACTGCATCCTCGGGTGCAAATAATTTTTTTCCTGTAAATACTGCTGAGGCAAAATCGTCGACCTCCCGTGTATAGGGATTCGCCCCGGTGGCATCAACCCGTCTTACCCCTTCTCCCGTATGCACAAAAAATTCGGCATCCTCATCTCTAGCATTAAAAGGCATAGGCACTTCAATCATCCCATCGGTCCCCAGAATCTCTAACAGCTGGCGGTTATATGCCCACATCCCGCAATCAAAAATCAGGCTTAGCCCCTTCGGAAACTCTACCAGCCCTGAAGCCATCATATCTACATTGTCATGCTCCGGAGAGAACATAGCCTGCACTGTCACGGCTTCCGGCTCAGCTCCGAACAGCAGTCGTGCTGCACTTAGCGGATAACAGCCGATATCATAAAGCGAGCCGCCGCCCCAAGCGGATTTAAAGCGAATATTAGAGGTATCTGTAGCGTCATTATAAGTAAAAGTGCCTCGAATGGAGCGTAATTCACCAATTTCACCGCTAGAGATAATCTCTTGCAATTCCGCAATCCGAGGATGATGCCGATACATATAAGCTTCTGCCAAATGGACTCCAGCATCATTACAAGCTTTTACCATCTCAGCCGCTTCTTCACTGTTCAGCGCGATCGGTTTCTCACATAAGATATGTTTGCCAGCTTCCGCCGCACGGATTACCCATTCCCGATGGAGGTGATTTGGCAGTGGAATATACACTGCATCAATATCCTTATCCGCCAGTAATTCCTCATAGCTGCCGTAAGCTTTATCTATTCCGAACTCTGTGGCTACAGCGCTGCTTTTTTCTAAACCGCGACTGGCTGCCGCTGTGATCATTCCCGTCTCCGAATCCATTATAGCCGGCATCACTGAACCTGTCGCAATCTGCGCGCAGCCCATGATTCCCCAGCGAAGTTTTTGCACCATCGTTGCTAACCTTCTTCCTTATAGATTACTTACTATACTTAAAGCCACCTTATCATAGAATGAAACGTTTCTCTAACAGAAAGAAGCCTGCAAATTGCAAAAAAACAGTGCCAAAAGGAGCTCCAACCCCGATAGACACTGCTTTTTTATAAAATATGAATGTTATATTAGTGCATTTAACAGCACAGCCGCACCCAGCACAACTATACGCGCAAGGTTCATCAATACGAAGTTTTTGACGGCAAGAATAAAGGTACTCGCCTTCTCCTGTTTCTCTGTGAACAAGGCAATATTTCGGCGCAGCGGGATCAGCGTAAGTAGAATCAACAGAACCAGAATAGGGTTAATCCCTAAGATCAGCAGCACTACAAGATCCAGATAAGAGACATAGTAGAGATATTTAAAAAGCACAAGCGCATTGCGGCGGCCAATGTACACCGGAAGCGTATACCTTCGATTCTCCACATCCTCATCAATATCACAAATATTATTAGCGAGCATAATCCCTGCGATCCCCAAAATAGCGGGCACGGAAAACCAGAAAAGGTACAGCACTTCCACGATGTTGATATTCAAGCTGACCCAGCCGTTCTGGAGCAGCAGTGAAACCACATGCTCATCCGTATGGATATAGGCAGAGATAAAAATAATAACAAAGCCCATAAACAAACCGGAGAACAGCTCACCTAACGGCATCCGCGAGATGGGAATCGGCCCGAACGAATAAAGTATACCGATCAAGAACGACAGTCCACCCAGCAAAAAGACCAGCAAACCCGTCTGAGTGACAAGCGCAATCCCGCACCCTGCTGCCAGCGCCAGCAAAATCACAATCGTCGCCACGACGGTGCGCTCTTTTAGCTTAAAATGAACAATCGCATTATGCGTTTCGTAGCCGTAGCCGTGGGTTTTAGAAGCTTTTTTGAAATCGTAATAGTTGTTAATCGCCGTCGTCGCCATATCGAAGCTAAGCAAAGACACGAACATCAATCCAAAACGCAGTACGTAAAAATCCTCAAACCGGTACAGGGCGTACAACGTTCCCATTAGAAACGGAATAATACTGGCTACCTTCGTCGGCAGCTCCACAAATCTTAGAAAGCTTTTAATATTCACACCATACACCCTTATCTGTCAAATGAGCCTGCAAGGCATTACTGTTCAGTTGTTGTAACCGTCACTGGGGACCATTCTGCAATAACTGTTTGTCCATGTACAGACACACTGCCTTC
It contains:
- a CDS encoding Gfo/Idh/MocA family protein, translated to MVQKLRWGIMGCAQIATGSVMPAIMDSETGMITAAASRGLEKSSAVATEFGIDKAYGSYEELLADKDIDAVYIPLPNHLHREWVIRAAEAGKHILCEKPIALNSEEAAEMVKACNDAGVHLAEAYMYRHHPRIAELQEIISSGEIGELRSIRGTFTYNDATDTSNIRFKSAWGGGSLYDIGCYPLSAARLLFGAEPEAVTVQAMFSPEHDNVDMMASGLVEFPKGLSLIFDCGMWAYNRQLLEILGTDGMIEVPMPFNARDEDAEFFVHTGEGVRRVDATGANPYTREVDDFASAVFTGKKLFAPEDAVLGMQLIETCLASAKKRERISML
- the menA gene encoding 1,4-dihydroxy-2-naphthoate polyprenyltransferase, coding for MNIKSFLRFVELPTKVASIIPFLMGTLYALYRFEDFYVLRFGLMFVSLLSFDMATTAINNYYDFKKASKTHGYGYETHNAIVHFKLKERTVVATIVILLALAAGCGIALVTQTGLLVFLLGGLSFLIGILYSFGPIPISRMPLGELFSGLFMGFVIIFISAYIHTDEHVVSLLLQNGWVSLNINIVEVLYLFWFSVPAILGIAGIMLANNICDIDEDVENRRYTLPVYIGRRNALVLFKYLYYVSYLDLVVLLILGINPILVLLILLTLIPLRRNIALFTEKQEKASTFILAVKNFVLMNLARIVVLGAAVLLNALI